Proteins from a single region of Catenulispora acidiphila DSM 44928:
- a CDS encoding DUF4132 domain-containing protein, which yields MGGLVGYVLEPVDAVAGLFDRRFDPRTLVIPRRDGKSGDAVAPVEPAADAVAGFERVFTKAARTVELVLGHADTDGDLAEAVRQPEFGDLAAMTPQQAAIAAVVVLYDAPKNYEPYVLVDAWVAARGLAFAAAATIEIGGFGVWIPRKGQKIPALRRKDHDAANAQERFAMAARMRRYLAAADADEYAAALADISALRSTADVRNTFISFLFPEHGDWVEQDVSGPLGRRWEVRDGLAAWLLIGAVSTPQQAERLTKWVHADALRLCSAATATMVATIGLDLIPAIANWAEDYWDGVEARQRVQRLLAGFDSDDAFLALLGQLAYRGTSAVLAEAAQRFPERGVRLLAEAAPDQPASRTAVDRVLRLTVTSRTEAARAVVPQLDAEARARVEKLMNGLAAPLPSASLDALPELLTTPPWEQARETVKPVVVKDLIPPSSSEVLWLDDQEREDWRADTLGVEHSDREDWGKRLAKALGRRNAYQLMVIVIRGPEEEARRALRNLQDGYSYDALDWCSTATARFGIDAFPAAMSAVRTSPLENAGLLLPFACSEIAPLVADWNLRLKTLRSPAQAWMRRHPALTVRTLIPAALGKAGRTRQAAEAALRFLVSAGFQDEIRAEAATYGTEADAGVVQLLAQDPLFAGLPKTMPEPPSWAEPESLPQLLITGRKEALPPSAVRSVVRMLMVSGTEDPYPGLETVKELCDTRSLEDFAWGVFENWQTADHPAKQSFAMDALRWFGGDEAVRRLSPLIRVWPGDGGHSRAVAGLDVLTAIGGDTALLHLYGISQKGKFRGLKESAQERVASIAKELRLTRDQLGDRLVPDLGLDGSGSMELDYGPRRFRVFFDEQLKPGVSDESGKRLKSLPKPGVKDDAELAPAAYQRFSGLKKDVRTLAADQITRLEMAMVARRRWTKTDFEEYFVGHPLLRHLVRRLVWSDFRPDGTGVRGTFRVAEDASYADVADDPYTLPDDALIGVAHPVDLGEDLPRWSELFADYEILQPFRQLGRPVLAFTAEESELRLLTRFAGVRTPAGKVLGLERRGWKRSDPADGGWQGYLLRELPDGRTAVVELEPGFGAGWAGEAEDQLLSGVWISTDTNRYTGYWRRGEGGELLASLDPVTASEILNDLSEVTAG from the coding sequence TTGGGAGGGCTTGTGGGGTACGTCCTGGAACCGGTGGACGCTGTCGCAGGACTGTTCGACAGGCGGTTCGACCCCCGGACGCTGGTCATACCGCGCCGCGACGGGAAGTCGGGGGACGCGGTGGCGCCGGTGGAGCCCGCCGCGGACGCCGTCGCCGGCTTCGAACGCGTCTTCACCAAGGCGGCCCGCACCGTCGAGCTCGTCCTCGGCCACGCCGACACCGACGGCGACCTGGCCGAGGCTGTGCGGCAGCCGGAATTCGGCGACCTGGCCGCGATGACGCCGCAGCAGGCTGCGATCGCCGCGGTCGTCGTGCTCTACGACGCCCCGAAGAACTACGAGCCCTACGTCCTGGTCGACGCCTGGGTGGCGGCACGCGGTCTCGCCTTCGCCGCCGCCGCGACGATCGAAATCGGCGGCTTCGGTGTCTGGATCCCGCGCAAGGGACAGAAGATCCCGGCTCTGCGCCGCAAGGACCACGACGCCGCCAACGCCCAAGAACGCTTCGCGATGGCCGCGCGGATGCGCCGCTACCTGGCCGCTGCCGACGCTGACGAGTACGCCGCCGCCCTGGCCGACATCAGTGCCCTGCGAAGCACCGCCGACGTCCGCAACACCTTCATCTCCTTCCTGTTCCCCGAACACGGCGACTGGGTCGAGCAGGACGTCTCCGGACCGCTCGGCCGCCGCTGGGAGGTCCGCGACGGGCTCGCCGCCTGGCTGCTGATCGGTGCGGTGAGCACGCCGCAGCAGGCCGAGCGGCTGACCAAGTGGGTCCACGCCGACGCGCTGCGGCTGTGCTCGGCGGCGACCGCGACCATGGTCGCCACGATCGGGCTGGACCTGATCCCGGCGATAGCGAACTGGGCTGAGGACTACTGGGACGGCGTCGAAGCCCGGCAGCGCGTGCAACGACTCCTCGCCGGTTTCGACAGCGACGACGCGTTCCTGGCGCTGCTCGGCCAGCTCGCCTACCGGGGAACCTCGGCGGTGCTCGCCGAGGCGGCGCAACGGTTTCCGGAGCGCGGCGTCCGGCTGCTCGCCGAGGCGGCGCCGGACCAGCCGGCGTCACGGACCGCCGTGGACCGCGTGCTGCGGCTGACCGTCACCAGCCGGACGGAGGCGGCCCGCGCCGTCGTGCCGCAGCTGGACGCCGAGGCGCGCGCACGCGTCGAGAAGCTGATGAACGGCCTCGCGGCGCCGCTGCCCTCCGCATCGCTGGACGCCTTGCCGGAACTGCTGACCACGCCGCCGTGGGAGCAGGCACGCGAGACGGTGAAGCCGGTCGTCGTCAAGGATCTGATTCCCCCGTCCAGCAGCGAGGTCCTGTGGCTGGACGACCAGGAGCGCGAGGACTGGCGCGCCGACACTCTCGGCGTGGAGCACAGCGACCGCGAGGACTGGGGCAAGCGCCTCGCCAAGGCGCTGGGACGGCGCAACGCCTATCAGCTCATGGTGATCGTCATCCGCGGTCCGGAGGAGGAAGCCCGGCGGGCGCTCCGCAATCTCCAGGACGGCTATTCCTACGACGCGCTCGACTGGTGCAGCACGGCGACCGCGCGCTTCGGCATCGACGCGTTCCCCGCCGCGATGAGCGCCGTGCGCACCAGCCCGCTGGAGAACGCCGGTCTCCTGCTGCCGTTCGCCTGCTCCGAGATAGCGCCGCTCGTCGCCGATTGGAACCTGCGGCTGAAGACGCTGCGCTCCCCGGCGCAGGCGTGGATGCGCCGCCATCCCGCGCTTACTGTTCGAACCCTGATACCCGCCGCCCTCGGCAAGGCCGGGCGGACCCGGCAAGCTGCCGAAGCCGCGCTGCGCTTCCTGGTCTCCGCCGGATTCCAGGACGAGATCCGTGCCGAGGCGGCGACCTACGGCACCGAGGCTGACGCCGGCGTCGTCCAGCTGCTGGCCCAGGACCCGCTGTTCGCCGGGCTCCCCAAGACGATGCCGGAGCCGCCGAGTTGGGCCGAGCCGGAGAGCCTGCCACAGCTGCTGATAACCGGACGCAAGGAAGCGCTTCCGCCGTCGGCGGTGCGCAGCGTGGTGCGGATGCTGATGGTCTCCGGTACCGAGGACCCGTACCCCGGGCTGGAGACCGTAAAAGAACTCTGCGACACCCGCTCGCTCGAGGACTTCGCCTGGGGCGTCTTTGAGAACTGGCAAACCGCCGACCATCCCGCGAAACAGTCCTTTGCGATGGACGCTCTGCGCTGGTTCGGCGGCGACGAGGCGGTCCGCCGGCTGTCCCCGCTGATCCGGGTCTGGCCCGGCGACGGCGGCCACTCGCGGGCGGTCGCCGGTCTGGACGTGCTGACCGCGATCGGCGGCGACACCGCCTTGCTGCACCTCTACGGGATCTCGCAGAAGGGCAAGTTCCGGGGGCTGAAGGAGAGTGCGCAGGAGCGCGTCGCCTCCATCGCCAAGGAGCTGCGCCTGACCCGCGACCAGCTCGGCGACCGGTTGGTCCCCGACCTCGGGCTCGACGGCTCCGGCTCGATGGAGTTGGACTACGGCCCGCGCCGCTTTCGCGTCTTCTTCGACGAACAGCTCAAGCCGGGCGTCAGCGACGAGAGCGGCAAGCGCCTGAAGTCCCTGCCCAAGCCCGGCGTGAAGGACGATGCCGAGCTGGCACCCGCCGCGTACCAGCGTTTCAGTGGTCTGAAGAAGGACGTGCGGACTCTCGCCGCCGACCAGATCACCCGGCTGGAGATGGCGATGGTCGCTCGCCGCCGCTGGACGAAGACGGACTTCGAGGAGTACTTCGTCGGCCATCCGTTGCTGCGCCATCTCGTCCGACGGCTGGTGTGGTCCGACTTCCGTCCGGACGGTACGGGCGTGCGCGGGACGTTCCGGGTCGCCGAGGACGCCTCCTACGCCGACGTCGCCGACGACCCGTACACGCTGCCCGACGACGCGCTGATCGGGGTCGCGCACCCAGTGGACCTCGGTGAGGACCTGCCGCGCTGGTCGGAGCTGTTCGCCGATTACGAGATCCTGCAACCCTTCCGGCAGCTCGGTCGCCCGGTGCTGGCGTTCACCGCCGAGGAGTCGGAGCTCAGGCTACTGACACGCTTCGCCGGCGTCCGGACGCCTGCCGGCAAGGTGCTCGGTCTGGAGCGTCGCGGCTGGAAGCGCAGCGACCCGGCTGACGGCGGCTGGCAGGGCTACCTGCTGCGTGAGCTGCCCGACGGCCGTACCGCGGTCGTCGAGCTGGAGCCCGGGTTCGGCGCGGGCTGGGCTGGCGAGGCCGAAGACCAGCTGCTGAGCGGCGTGTGGATCAGCACGGATACCAACCGCTACACCGGCTACTGGCGGCGCGGCGAGGGCGGCGAACTCCTGGCGTCGCTGGATCCGGTGACCGCCTCGGAGATCCTGAACGACCTGAGCGAGGTGACCGCCGGATGA
- a CDS encoding DUF4132 domain-containing protein: MSGVVELPKAYQKVKPVERGRCRPDQVPAVDAAAMQQLYERRRGSVAHHQTKIDAAMRNPASDKDLVSSMKGVDFGDLSTGTPLQAAVAEAALVTVEDFGDDAAIGVWHHIRGVPFALEAFVDYCHLDSWPRVGWLQQIPVLLDRMGMARRLLDLVRAAPDDVRADTMALAERLRAEDLVGCGFARTVATFLFPERSDWLEEDLAAAGSRELPAASLIPSVATPEQAAAVGEMMRAGAKWTWDGDPAIEATFLTVAGDQALLFLLAWHDGQFTGTKRLTAARRRVLDLISRIPGDAAVRALAERDTGNPETLAYLHAAAERFPESALRVLSAMEPTPATTHVLAALNRTEPAGAAATEIQIPAILSRPPWSDPKAKRPKPLVVEGLTAPSDVSAAWLPGERERWLGRGAGWEPSQGWAAIAEQIAVWRTQPAKPDDPLTPVALYFAAYASPDLVRPLLADGWKPALRRADDRALAFVARYEVLALPAVQAIRGLPADRGRLLQPFVSADVATSMVEGMTRRCSVARGAALGWLRRHAEPAVGFLLPAALGKAGPQRRNADAALRWLAAEGTDVVGVAIAAHGEAVGVAVKELLSEGGLGTYPRSMPETPMWAMPSVLPAIRLKDGTATLPARAAQTVVEMLQISKPEAPHPGLEVVKELCDEPSLGEFAFALFENWRATGSDTSHRWAFDAMGLLGDDGTVARLEPLIGPWTTARDYALVGDALTVLGMIGGSRALAALHTVVQKGRRKPVRRRAAERFQDVAASLDLAADDLADRVVPTLGLGADGTLRLDYGPRSFGVGFDELLRPRITDESGKLLPRMPRPVKKDDEELATAAYQQFTEVKKAAQIIAVDQIKRLDKAMFTRRRWDPEGFAAHMVAHPLLCHITRRLVWGVYGSDGAPIGSFRIAEDLSYADVHDAHYEIPDGATIGVAHPVELGPAVAEWSEVFADYEILQPLDQLGRPALELTAAERASWMLERFQRVVLDANHIAALEPRGWYSGPVGDPPVWSRFLRPLGEDDRYLIVDISPGLKGGVAAGSGYQRIERVWLSVAGEQASPVLHAVPLSELDPVPASEILRDLTEVTGR, encoded by the coding sequence ATGAGCGGCGTCGTGGAATTGCCGAAGGCCTACCAGAAGGTCAAGCCCGTCGAACGCGGGCGCTGCCGCCCCGACCAGGTCCCGGCGGTCGACGCCGCGGCGATGCAGCAACTGTACGAACGCCGCCGGGGCAGCGTCGCGCACCACCAGACCAAGATCGACGCCGCCATGAGGAACCCGGCCAGCGACAAGGACTTGGTCTCCTCGATGAAGGGCGTCGACTTCGGCGACCTGAGCACGGGGACGCCGCTGCAAGCTGCCGTCGCCGAAGCCGCGCTCGTCACCGTGGAGGACTTCGGCGACGACGCCGCGATCGGTGTCTGGCATCACATACGCGGCGTGCCCTTCGCGCTGGAAGCCTTCGTCGACTACTGCCATCTGGACTCCTGGCCTCGCGTCGGATGGTTGCAGCAGATCCCCGTCCTGCTCGACCGGATGGGAATGGCGAGGCGGCTGCTGGATCTGGTGCGCGCGGCGCCGGACGACGTGCGGGCCGACACGATGGCCCTCGCCGAGCGGCTGCGCGCGGAGGACTTGGTCGGCTGCGGGTTCGCCCGGACTGTGGCGACGTTCCTGTTCCCCGAGCGGTCCGACTGGCTGGAGGAAGACCTGGCGGCTGCTGGCAGCAGAGAGCTTCCCGCTGCTTCGTTGATCCCCTCGGTCGCCACACCCGAGCAAGCCGCGGCGGTCGGGGAGATGATGCGCGCCGGTGCGAAGTGGACATGGGATGGCGATCCCGCCATCGAGGCGACGTTCCTGACGGTCGCCGGCGACCAAGCCCTCCTCTTCCTGCTTGCCTGGCACGACGGCCAGTTCACCGGCACCAAGCGTCTGACTGCCGCCCGGAGAAGAGTTCTGGATCTGATCTCCCGGATCCCCGGCGATGCGGCCGTCCGGGCGCTCGCTGAGCGGGACACCGGAAACCCGGAGACCCTGGCGTATCTGCACGCCGCCGCCGAGCGCTTCCCGGAGAGCGCCCTGCGCGTGTTGTCCGCGATGGAACCGACGCCGGCGACGACGCACGTCCTCGCCGCGCTGAATCGGACCGAGCCGGCCGGCGCGGCTGCGACAGAGATACAGATCCCTGCCATCCTGTCCCGGCCGCCGTGGTCGGACCCGAAGGCCAAGCGGCCGAAACCGCTCGTCGTCGAAGGGCTGACGGCGCCGTCGGACGTGTCCGCCGCCTGGCTGCCGGGCGAGCGCGAGCGCTGGCTCGGCCGGGGCGCCGGCTGGGAGCCGAGCCAGGGCTGGGCCGCGATCGCCGAGCAGATCGCCGTGTGGCGCACGCAGCCGGCGAAGCCCGACGACCCCCTGACGCCGGTGGCGCTCTACTTCGCCGCCTACGCCTCGCCGGATCTGGTGCGGCCGCTGCTGGCGGACGGCTGGAAGCCGGCGCTGCGCCGCGCCGACGACCGAGCGCTGGCTTTCGTCGCGCGCTACGAAGTGCTTGCGCTGCCTGCGGTTCAGGCCATCCGCGGACTGCCGGCCGACCGGGGACGGCTGCTCCAGCCGTTCGTGAGCGCGGACGTCGCCACCTCGATGGTCGAGGGGATGACGCGACGGTGCAGCGTGGCGCGCGGCGCGGCCCTGGGCTGGCTGCGCCGCCACGCCGAGCCTGCCGTGGGCTTCCTGCTGCCCGCCGCCTTGGGCAAGGCGGGTCCGCAGCGGCGCAACGCTGACGCCGCGCTGCGGTGGCTGGCGGCGGAGGGGACCGACGTCGTGGGCGTCGCCATCGCGGCGCACGGCGAAGCGGTCGGCGTGGCCGTCAAGGAACTGCTGAGCGAGGGCGGACTCGGGACCTATCCGCGCAGCATGCCCGAGACGCCGATGTGGGCCATGCCTTCGGTGCTGCCGGCGATCCGGCTGAAGGACGGGACGGCGACGCTGCCGGCGCGTGCGGCGCAGACCGTGGTGGAGATGCTGCAGATCTCCAAGCCCGAGGCGCCGCATCCGGGACTGGAGGTCGTCAAAGAACTCTGCGACGAGCCCTCGCTGGGCGAGTTCGCCTTCGCCCTGTTCGAGAACTGGCGCGCGACCGGCTCCGACACCTCGCACCGGTGGGCCTTCGACGCCATGGGACTGCTCGGCGATGACGGCACCGTGGCCCGACTGGAGCCGCTGATCGGTCCCTGGACCACCGCGCGCGACTACGCGCTCGTCGGCGATGCGCTGACGGTCCTGGGCATGATCGGCGGCAGCCGGGCCCTGGCGGCGCTGCACACCGTGGTCCAGAAGGGGCGGCGCAAGCCGGTCCGGCGCCGGGCCGCGGAGCGGTTCCAGGACGTCGCCGCCTCGCTTGACCTCGCCGCCGACGACCTCGCCGACCGCGTGGTCCCCACCCTCGGTCTGGGCGCCGACGGCACGCTGCGGCTGGACTACGGCCCGCGCTCGTTCGGCGTCGGCTTCGATGAGCTGCTGCGGCCGCGGATCACCGACGAGTCCGGCAAGTTGCTCCCGCGCATGCCCCGGCCGGTCAAGAAGGACGACGAGGAACTGGCGACGGCTGCCTATCAGCAGTTCACGGAGGTAAAGAAGGCCGCGCAAATCATTGCTGTGGACCAGATCAAGCGCCTGGACAAAGCCATGTTCACGCGCCGCCGCTGGGACCCGGAGGGCTTCGCCGCGCACATGGTCGCGCATCCGCTGCTGTGCCACATCACGCGACGGCTCGTCTGGGGCGTCTACGGATCCGACGGTGCGCCGATCGGCTCCTTCCGCATCGCCGAGGACCTGAGCTACGCCGACGTCCACGACGCGCACTACGAGATTCCCGATGGCGCGACCATCGGCGTCGCGCATCCCGTGGAACTCGGCCCGGCGGTGGCGGAGTGGAGCGAGGTCTTCGCCGACTACGAGATCCTGCAGCCGCTGGACCAGCTGGGCCGTCCGGCGTTGGAGCTGACCGCCGCCGAGCGCGCCAGCTGGATGCTCGAGCGGTTCCAGCGTGTGGTGCTGGACGCGAACCACATCGCCGCGTTGGAACCGCGCGGCTGGTACAGCGGTCCGGTGGGCGATCCGCCGGTGTGGTCGCGGTTCCTGCGGCCGCTGGGGGAGGACGACCGGTACCTGATCGTGGACATCTCGCCCGGGTTGAAGGGCGGCGTGGCGGCGGGCTCGGGCTACCAGAGGATCGAGCGGGTCTGGCTCAGCGTGGCCGGCGAGCAGGCGTCCCCCGTTTTGCACGCCGTGCCGCTGTCCGAGCTCGATCCCGTTCCGGCTTCGGAGATCCTGCGGGATCTGACCGAGGTGACCGGACGATGA